AACCTAGCAACCCGTTTCGAGCAAGCGAGCAAGCACCGCCACAAATGAACGAGTACGACTTGCGTCAATTGGTCATCAAACTCAACAAGCGTGTCGAGGCCTTAGAAAAGCGTGTCGAAATACTAGAACGACGTCGGTAGTGCCCTGGCTAGCTAGCACGTTCGGGTTCGGCTCATCAGCCGACGCGCGTTAGACCCGGTTATTGCATCGAAACCGTGGCTAACACCATGCGGCTCATCCACATTTCAATTGTTGAAACGAAGCGTTAACCGGGATAGGTCCAATCGCCGCGGTAGTCACGTCGCATCAACGCTTGAGCCTCCGTGTCCCCTGGGATCGTTTGCTTTTCCGAATCCCAGCGAACGCTTCGCCCCAGCTTCATCGACAGCATTCCGAGCAGGCTGAGCGTCGTCGCTTGGTGTCCGACCGAGATGTCAGCGATTGGCCGACGACCAGATTCGATCGCGCCGATGAAGTCAGCCCACAAGAGCCGAATGTTGTGACCATCGGGCTCCTGCAATTGCGCGTCTTCGTGAATCGTCGGCTTCTTTTCGTCAGACGGGTAGAACGTCCATCCGTCTCGCCAGCCGATATGGACGGTTCCCTTCGTCCCTAAAAAATAGCAGCCGACACTTGATTGCTCGGGGCCTTTGCCTGCGAAGCGCCGGTGCTCCCAATGAGCTGAAAAATTTTCGAATTGGTACGTCGCGATTTGATGATCGGGTGCATCCGTCGTTTGCTCACGATCGTTCAACACCGCCTCGCCAGCGATCGGGCGCCCGCCGACCGAGTGCACAGATTTTGGCATCTCCTGGTCGGCCCACCAAAGCACTTGATCGAGCCAATGGACACCCCAATCACCGAGAGTTCCGTTGGCGAAATCAAGAAAGTTCCTGAAGCCACCGGGATGGATACGCCGGCAATACGGTCGCAGTGGCGCCGGCCCGCAATACATCTCCCAATCAAGGTTCTCTGGTGGTTCGTCATTTCGTGTCGGCCTTTCTTCACCACCTTTGGAATGCACGAACATTCGCACCATCCCAATATCTCCCGCACCGCCGTCTTTTAAAAATCTCATCGCGGACACATGATGCGGTCCGATCCGTCGATGCAGTCCGACCTGGACAATACGATCGGATCGCTGCGATACATCCAGCATCGCCTGGCTTTCACCAATCGTGTGCCCGGTGGGCTTTTCAATAAAGACATGTGCCCCGGCGTTGATCGCAGCAATCGTTTGCAAGGCATGCCAGTGGTCGGGTGTCGCAATGATCGCGATGTCGACCGATTCTTTGTCGAACAACTCTCGAAAGTCGCCGTAGACGTTCGGGCTATCACCGGACAAGTCGTTCACTTCTTCGGCGTTGATTTCCAAACGATCTTGATCGACGTCACACAGCGCGACGACCTTGGTGTTCCCCGCCGAGATCGCTTCGCGCAGAATATTCATTCCCCACCATCCCGAACCGATCAACGCCACGCGGTACTGCTTGTCTTTTGATGCGGCATGAATTGCGGGAGCAGCGGTCAGCGCGGCGGCGGCGGTCGTGCCGGTCAAAAAACTTCGACGTTTTAGATGCATGGCAAAAAGAGTTTTCAAGAGGCAGGAACGTTGGTGACGTCGGCTTGGGAAGTCGCAGACACGGTGACCAGTTTACTGGGTGACTTCCACACAAACGACCTCACCCTGAATCGTACGGCAAAAGATCTGACCATTTGAAAAGACGGGCGCGGTCCAGCATTTGCCGTCGAGCACGTGCACCCGTGATGTCGGCGTCCATCCTTGACGAGTCGCCGGCGCTGTTACTAAATCACCGTCTTCGGTCAACAGCAGAATCGCATCATCAACCAGTGTGAATCCTCCCGGACGCAGCTCCTCTTCGGACCAGAGGACTTCACCGGTACCCCAATCCAAACATCGAAAACGTGCCCCCGCCTCCATGTCACCGTCGATCCCAAATAAACTCTCATCGAGCAGGACGGACGCATGAATTTGGTTCTTCATTTCCTTGGACTTCCAAACAACTTTGGGGTCCGTTCCGCCGAGTTGATATAACGCCGCACCACGGTTGTAGCCGGATGAAAGAAACATCTGACCATCGTGGATGATCGGATCCGCGGCGTTGCAGTTGAAACTGGTCAGCCAGCGAATCGACCATAGTTCCTCACCCGACTCCAGCGTTACCGCTTTGTATGACTTGCCCGATGCGATCACCACTGCGTCTTTCTCGTCGGATTTCAGCGGTACCGGTGTCGCATAGCCACTTTCGCGATCTTCAGAACGCCATACGATTCTCCCGTCGTCTTTGTTGAGCGCGACGCCGGATTCACCAATATTAATAATCACCAAGTTGCCGACGACCAATGGTGCACCGGCGCATCCCCAGCCGGGCAACCGCACGTCTGCTTGGTTGGCAACATTGACTTTCCACGACAACTGACCGGTCAAGCGGTCTAAACAAAATAGTTCACCTAGTCGGCTAACGACATAAATGAATGGGCCATCAATCGTCGGTGTCGAAGTTGGGCCGCCTTCGAAATCTCGGTCATCAAGTGGAGCTTCAAACGCAAATTTCCAAGCGACGTCACCACTTTCTCGGCTAAGAGCGTTGACGATCGTTTGCCCGTCGATGTGGCCGCTGGTAAAAACTAGCTCGTCGGTGGCTACAAAAGATGAAAAACCGGTGCCAACCGAGGCTCGCCACTTGATGTTTGCCTGATCTCCCCGAAACCTTCCCGACCAGTTGGCCTGAACCGTCCGGCCGTCTAAATTCGGCCCTCGCCATCGGTACCACTCTTCGCCTTGGCAGATCCCAAGTAGCAGTAAGCACGCTGTAAAAAACAAAACGGATCGAACAGCAACGGTCATGCTGAAAACTGTTGAAAACGGATGAACGAAATTAGGCGAGGCGCCGAGACTATTTTTTGAAACGACACGTCTGGGCGTCTAGTTGACGTTAATCCAAGCGAATCGTGACTCGAGCGAAGACGGAGTCGATTCACACACGACAAACGGAATCAGACGTTCGAGCGACTGAGTTTTCCGCTCACAAAACGGTGATTCTACAATCGCGACTTCAAAAACGGTGTCGCGGACATTCTAATCGCGATCGCTCGATGAAGCGCTTCCCTATCCGCCGAAACCAACTTCGATAGTCAGCAATAATCGTGACGCTCAATCTTGTTCTCGGATACGTGGTGATCGTAGCGATCCTAAGCTCGGTTACGTTTCTTGTGTACTGGGTTGATAAACGTCGCGCTCAATCGGATCGGTGGCGAACGTCGGAAAAGACGCTGCATCTACTCGCGTTATTTGGCGGTTGGCCCGGTGCCTGGATCGCCCAGCAGAAACTGCGTCACAAAACGCGAAAGCGACGCTTTCGAATCGTGTACTACGCCACGGTCGTTGGCCATCTCCTTGCCGTGACTACAATCGCGTACTGCCTGTCGAATTCCCAGTGAATCGGTATTTGCGACAGGTGACTCGTTCGTTTGCGTCTCGCACTCCTATATTCAGTCCGCTGAAATTTCTTTGATGGAACCCTTCGCCGCATCGAACGAGAATCGCTCGCATTTCTCGTCAGTGATCGCGGGGATCCTGATCGGGGCAAACGTCACCGGTGTCATGCTCAGCTATGCGTTGACACTGTTCCTCGCCCGGACATTAGATTCAAACCAGTTCGATAGCTTCGTCGGAGCGATCGCCGTCTTGACGATGCTAGGTGCCGTTTCCGAAGCCGGCGTTGGCAAATACGGCTACAAACGCCTCCCGCTTGCCGACCAAGCATCCGACACGAGCGAACGAAACGCATATTTGCGATTTGCGAAGCGGACCGTGTTTCTTTGTAGTGCGATCTTCGTCGCTTGTGGAATCTTTTTAGAGTCAGCCCTGCCCAACGAAGCCGTCGAGTTCACGTCCATCACCTCGGTACTGTTTATCCCCGCCGTTGCCGGTTGCGGTGTCGCGGTGGATCTTCTAATCGCAAGTCAATCGCCGATTACCGGAACCTTGATCGCCCGGGCTTTAGTGCCCACGATCACGTTGTCCCTCATTGTCGTTGGTTCCCAGACGATTCGCGGCTTTGACGCGACGATGGCCGTGATCTGTTTCGGCATCGGCAGCACACTCGGGCTACTTCTCTGCGCCGCTTTGCTCCAGCGCTTTCGATGGATGGGCAAAACAAATGTCGGTGAAATCCAGTGGCAACACTGGATTTCACGAAGCCTGTCGTACTTTGCCGTCACTTGTGCGATCACATGGCTCTTCAAAGCACCGCTCGTCATGCTGCACCACTTACCGCACTCGGCGGCTGAGCTAGGTTTGCTGGCCCCGGCATTTGAAACGGGATGCTTGGTATTGTTGTTATCCAAATCGGCAGACAAGTATTACCTTCCGATGCTTGCCGTTGCGATCGATCAAGGCGACATCGAAACAGACGAGCGTTTGCGTCGCCGGCGTCAATCATTGATCGGTGGCGCCGCGTGCATTTTCTGGCTCGCCATTGTACTGATCGGCAAACAAATCTTGTCCCTGTTCGGACCACAGTTCGTCGTTTCTTATCCGGCGTTACTTTGGGTCACAACGGGGGCATGTATTTGGACTCTTTTTTCATTGTCGCCATCGGCTTTACTGTTCATGCGGCGTTCGAAACAATTGGGACTGAACCTGATCTTTCATTCGCTGGCGCTGATGGTTCTGATCCCAATTGCGTTTTATCAACACGGAAACACCGGCGTCGCCTTTGTCTTTGCGGTCTGCTTGGCATCGACCGCCGCGATCGCTCGGATCCAAGAGTCCATTGCCTGGAAATCTGAGTCAGAGACGATGGCAACCTAGTCCGAAGCGTTCGTTACTTCTTTGGCAAGAACGGGAACAGTTCGCGAATCTCGTCATCCGATGGCTGCCGACCATATTCGCAGATCTCAAACGCTTCGGCGTAGTCAATTTGCATTGCACGGTCTTCTCCATACCAACGAATCAGTGCGTTGCGATGCTGCTGTGCTTCGGCACTCTGACGTTTTACCCAACGTTCATGCAGCCACTGTCGCCGTGCCTCGGGAGCATTGGCTGGTGGCGCGTTCGCCATTTTTTCGGCACTACCGAGCGCACCGCCTTCGAACGTTTGTGACTCCAGTGCCATCAGTGCGTCAACTTTCTTTTCGAATACCGAACCAACATCAACCGCGACATCGGCGCGAAATGGGTACGGTTTCTGAAATCGATCGCTGGAATACAGGAATACCGGATTTTTCTTCAGAGGTGGTGTATCGGGACAAAAGAAAGGTACCGTCACCATATATGCGGCATCCTGAACGAGTACACCGACATAGCGGTGATCGGGATGGTAATCCCACGGCCGATGAGCAATCACGATATCGGCATTCCACTGGCGGATCGCGCGGGTGATTTTCCGACGGTTTTCCAATGTCGGCATCAACTCGCCATCGTGAATGTCCATCACCAGCGACTCAACCCCCAATCGTTTCGCCACCAAGGCAGACTCTGCTGTGCGACGCTTGGCAAGCGCTCCGCCCGACATTTGCCAATGTCCGATGTCGCCATTGGTCACCGAAACAAGTTTGACGTGGTGCCCTTGTTCGGCCCACAACGCGGCAGTCCCACCGCTCTTGTATTCAGCGTCATCAGGGTGGGCGCCAAAACAAATGATCCTGAGCTTTCCGTCTTGGGCGACCGCGGTTCCGGGATCACCGTACATGAAGCCGACCGAGATCCATAAGAACGAAAACACCAAAACTGTCCGACTATCAATCGCCATCGACCTACCTCTTTGAAGTGCTCACGTGGAAGCCCACTGATTTGCAAGTCGCGACGGCCGGAAAATTGAACGCCGATCCCCCGATGCCGGCACATTCGGCTCACGGTGGTTGGCCGAGGGCCGGAAACGAGTGCTTCGTTAACCTTCGAAATTAGGATTAGCCACATGGCGTCAGCCACGAGTTCGGCGCAATAACCGAGGCTAACGCTCGTCGGTTGATGAGTCGAATCCTAACGTTTGGTCTACACGGAGCGCTAGCACGTCGGGGGCGTGGTTTTCCCAGCGGTGTTCAATGATCAAAGCAAGCGAGACTTGACTAACTCAGTTCCAGTTGACCGTCGGAGTCACCAAACTGAGTTGTGGGGACGCCGATCAAGTTCAACATGCTAACAAAAAGGTTCGACATCGGTTGCTTTTTGGGTTCGTAAAATCGCCCCGTCGTAATTTTCCCGCCTGCGTTTCCGGCAAGAATCACGGGTAAGTTCTCGTGCGTATGGCGATTGCCGTCCGCGATCGCGCCGCCGTAAATGATCATCGAATTGTGAAGCAAGCTATTGCCATCGACATCTTCGGTTTGCCGCATCTTGTTCAAAAACCGGGCGAAGTGTTCAACGTAGAATTGATCGATCTTGGCAACTTTTTTGGCTAACGCCTCATCACGCTGACTGTGGGTTAACCAATGGTGGCCCTCGGGAATGCCTAGCTGCGGAAACGTTCGGTTGCTGCCGTCATAGGCCAAAAGTAGTGTCGCGACTCTCGTCGAATCAGTCTGGAAAGCGAGATGCAGCATGTCATACATCAGCGTCATATAGTCCCCGAAGTCCTTGGGGATCCCAGCCGGTGTGTCACGATCGGTTTTCGGTGGATCTTTGAAGTGCTCCGCCATCTCGATCCGACGTTCCATATCACGGACGACCGAAAAGTACTCGTCAAACTTTCGATTGTCCGCGGTGGCGAGCTGACGCTGGATATCGCGTCCTTCTTCCAAGACAAAATCCAACACACTCTTCTTCGTCGCCAGTCGCGTCTGGTAGTTCTTTGCCCGCTCGGACTTCGATCCCGCACCGAATAGTCGTTCGAACACGAGACGAGGATTGGCTTCGGGCGTGACCGGTGTCGATTCGGAACTCCAAGCCAAATTGTATTGATAAGCACAAGCGTAGCCCGAATCACAACTGCCGGAATTGCGAATGAGGTCGGATGTCAATTCGAGTGACGGAATGCGAGTCACGGAGCCTACGTTTTGTGCGGCGACTTGATCGACCGAGATCCCGCAACGGATGTCGCTGCCGGCCGTCTTTCGTGCTCGTAAACCTGTCAAAAAAGTCGCGTTGGCTCGTGCGTGATCTCCGGCACCGTCAGGGCCAGGGGTTGCATTGATGTGATCGAGATTACTGATAACCTGGAAGTCAGCCTTCAGGTCTTCGAGTGCCATCATTGTTTCGTTTAGTTCGAAACCATTTTTGGGAAACCAATGCTCTTGCTGCACGCCGTTCGGAATCGACATAAATGCCATTCGCAGCGGCGCGCCTGTCTCGGTAACCGCTCTCGGTTCGGCACCCAACGCCTGTTCGCTTGCGCTCGCACGCTTGGGAAGCGACGCCATCGCGGGAATGGCTACGGACAATCCACCGCTTCGCAGGAATCCTCGACGGCTGAGCGCAAGTCGATTTCTTCGATTCATTCTTGATCCCCCTTGGATAGATTGTCTTGCTTCGTCGAAGGTAGCAAGCGTTGTTTTTGAAACGGCGCCGACTCGACGACCGCATGAACGAGCACACTGAATCGCCCGTCACTTTCGCGCAGGCGATCGACAATTTGATCGATCGTTTGTTCGTCAGTGAATTCCACTCCCCGTCCCACGGCGAATACCAACAGCTTTTCGGTGACGCAGCGGTAAAATGCATCGGCATGATTATTTCGCAGTAGTGCCTTTAACTCCCGCACGTCACGGAACGTTTCCCCGGTCACCAGTTCACCTTGAGGTTCGACCGGAGTTCCTCGGTCAGTCTCGCGCCACATTCCGAGCGCATCGAAGTTCTCCAACGCCAATCCCAACGGATCCATGCGGGCATGACAAGACGCACAAAGCGCGTCCTCTCGATGAACCGATAACAACTCGCGAAGTGTCGGTTCGCGATCACCAAAATGGTCTGCCGATTCTTCCAGTTCAGGCACCACGCCGGGAGCCGGGGGAGCAGGCGTGCCCAGAATGTTGTCCAAGATAAATAAGCCGCGTTTGACCGGCGACGTGCGTGTCGGATTCGAAGTCACCATTAACATCGACGCCTGAGTCAACAAGCCGCCGCGCGGACTGTCGCTCGGCAGATCGACTCGCCGCATCTTTTCTCCCTTGACGTGCTCAATCCCATAGTGCTCGGCAAGTTCCGCGTTCAGGAATGTGTAGTCACAGTCCAACAGATCTAGCAGGCTGACATCGTTGCGAATCACATACTCGACAAACTGCTCAGTCTCATCTCGGATCGAACGCTTCAAATCATCATCGATTCGTTCGACTTCGCGTCGGATCTCACGAAAGCGGGCAAACTTCTCACGGTGCTCTTCACTCATGCTGTCTCGGCCTCGGAAAAAGCCGCGCGGAAGACTGCGAAACCAATCGCGAAGTTTCTCTAACTCCTCCGCGTGCCCCATCACAACGCTGGCATCCACGTTGGCGTTGATCACATCTCGCGTCCGCAACCATTGACCAACAAAGTTGGAAATAAATGCGTCGGACCGCCGATCATCCAACATCCGATCAATCTGATCGCTCAAATTGGCCCGCAATTCACCGTTTTCCGCCAGACGCACCAACTCTTCGTCAGGCATCGAGGACCATAGGAAGTACGATAACCGCGACGCTAATGAAATCTCATCGACCGGCGCGTACTTTGCATCGGGAGATGAATTAGCCGCCGATTCAATACGGAACAAGAACCTTGGCGATGAAAGCACGCCGACGATCGCACGCCCGATACCGGTTTCGAACGTTTCTCCCGGCTGCGAATAAACCGTCTCGGCCAGCCCTACCAACCGGTCGATCGTGACTTGATCGACCTCGCCCCGATACGCTCGGGTGGCGAAACGCTCCAGCACTTCTGCCGCATATGATCGGCGTTGATCCGGTTCGGTTGGGGGTGAGTCTCGGGTGAAAAAGCGTTCGTAATTCGGTGGATGAACACGTTGATCGGTCCCTATCGGTCCTTCGATCTCCACCCGGTAAACTTCGAAGTGAACGTGGGTATCACTTTCTTCTTCGATCGATTCCGCCACTTCGCTATCCGACGCTAGCTCGACCGGTCGTATCTCAAAGGCGATACGGTGCTTGCCCGCGTCCCACTGTTCAATTGATTCCACGGTCGTCAGTTTATTTTCGTCCCAACCGAGTTCACTGACAAAAGCAACCTCTTCATCAATACGGCAAGTGACGTGATAGCGAGCTGGGTCAAACTCGAAAGATCCATGTTGTTTGGTACCGATCGAGACGTTGTATCGTCCTGCGGTTTCGATCTCGAATTCACGCGCGACCTTTTCTTGTTTTTTGCCGTCAAGCGATCGCCCATTGCGTTTTGAACGTCGGTCGTCCGAGACAAAATCTCGTCCCCGAAAAACTTGTCGAGGCACGATCTTTGTCACCTTCGGTACGGAACGCTCCACAATAAGCTCAGCCGCTTGTAAATACTTGTCCAACAACAACGGCGACACCATCAAAGCGTCTGCGACGTTGTCGAAGCCATGCCCGGAATCATCTGCCGGAAACAGCAACGTCTCGTCAAACTCAACTCCCATCAGTGCACGAACCGTGTTGCCGTACTCTTGGCGGTTCAAACGCCGGACCGTGATCGGTCCCGGATCGAGATTATCGAAATCGATTGCAAACGGACCACGTTTGATCCAGTCCTTCACGGTCGCCATTTCCATATCGGTCAGCTGATCTGACCCCATTGGCGGCATCACCCCGGCGCGAAGATTCTTCAACACCCGCCACCAGAACTCCGGTACCGCCGTGGCCTCGTCTTCTGACTCGAACGAATCGATAACAAAGTTTCCTTCGCGTTCACCGTAACCGTGGCAATCGTAACAGTACCGCTGCAAAATCGGCACGATGTCATTCTGAAATGACGGACCAGCGTCATCCGTTGCCGGGGTGACCTTCGAATCCTCAGTCTCACGGCCAGGTAATTCTTCGGCGATTGCCAATCCACCAAAGTAAGACGCAATCCCGCAAGTAATGATTCCAGTAGCGACGCAAAAACGCCAGCGATTCAATAGATCCATTAGAACAAAATTCAGCAGTAGGATCTGCGGCCGAAATCGTTGCGGCGACATGAGATCAGGGTTGGCAGGTGATAAGGGCGGGCATTAACGTTCAACCCCCGAGTGAGTCATGGGTAACGCAATTCCTCGCGCGAAAGACACGCGAACGCCATAGCTTAGAGCCCCGCGGTCGCGCAGACAAACTTTTCTGCACTGCCTGTGTGAAAAGATCAGTCATCATAGGCTCGCCGGGCCGTGTCCGCTTCGGCCTGTCTTTAATCGATAGGATTCAATGCGGTGGTTTATCGGCGGTAGCGGCGGAACTGGATGTTATTGGAGATCGTGCGTCAACACGCCAGCGGCTGAACTTGCGAATCGGTGACTTCGCATGCGGCCAATTCTAAGTAGTCGGGGCGGGAGCCAGAGGTGCGGTGCCGATACGCTTTGACGATCGCATTGTCTCGCACAAGGAAGGCACCGGGCATTTGGAACCCATCCCCGATCAGCTTCCCCACCCCATGCCGATTGATAATCGCGGCGCTGAAGCCTCGCCACCAAACAGAAAGGGGAAACAACTGGCCGGGCCCGCCTCGTTGGAGACCGTAGGCTCGATACAGGCGGCAACCGGGGTCGCTGATTCGATGCGTGTCGGCCAGGCCGTACGACTCGAACAGTTCGACATCGAGTTCGTTGTCGCCCATGTGAACTAAAACGATCTCGCCGCCCGCGGCTTCGATACCGGCGCGTTGCTTCTGCAAGTCCCCCAATGCTTCACGACAGAACGTACATCCGGCATGACGCAAAAAGACGACCAACACCGACCGGTCAACCGAAAGCGATGCGATTGAGTCGCCTCGGTGAGTCCGCATCAATTCATTCAGCCGTTCAGCGGGCTGGTCATCGGTACTCACCGCCGGCCGATTCGCGTGATCGAACGCCGCAAACAAGATTGCGGCAAACGGAAACAGCCAGACCAAGTCATTGAACACAGTGATCCAAACCCAAGCGGGCGACAGATCACCTTGCAGAACGTTCCACGCGATCCCGATCGGTCCGAGTGCCTTCCCTAAAAAGCCGACGAGCACCAATGGCCAGTGTCGGAGGGGATTCCGAGCGGCAATCGCATAACCTATCCCATACACCCCTACGATCATGCCGACACACTGCCAGATCGCAGGATACGCCGGCGGGGTGAGATCAAACCAGTCAAAAAAGTCACCGGGGCGCAGCACCACCCATGCTCCCCATACAAGGTTGTAGGTCGCGGCGGCATTCAATATCGTCGCGTACCAGCGTGGCGACGGATGAGGCGTGGTGGTCTGATTCACGTTCGGTACCCTTAAGAACCCCGTCAATTTCGTGACGAATAGGACTGTGCGCCCTCGGTTAACCGCGTTTCATCTTGTCGCAAAACCGCGGATTCCTAAATTGTCGAGACAAGTTTAGATAATTTCCCATCGATCCTCGCCCACAACAAGTCTTCATGCTGGAACACCGAATCCAACATCGCGTCCGATATGACGAATGCGATCCGATGGGCTTTGTCCATCACAGCGTTTACCTGCAGTACTTTGAAATCGGCCGAACCGAATTGCTACGGGCTAGCGGCGGTCGCTATCGAGACATGGAAGACGCTGGGCTGCTGGTCGTTGTTGTGAATGTCAACTGTCGTTATCACCAACCGGCCCGCTACGACGACTTGATCGACATCCAAACCAAGATCGCCAAGATGACCGTCGGCAAGATCACTCACGAGTACACCGTGTTTCGCGAAGGGCAAAAACTGGTCAGCGCAGAAGTCATCCTTGCGGTGATCGATCGCAACGGAAAAGTCCAGCGGGTTCCGCAGAGCCTGCTCGATCAATACGAATCTCAACTGCCAGAGCGTTAGCCGTTCGCCGGTTCAGCCGATGCCAAACGCGCGGACTCCGCCGCAACCAGCGCTCGCTTTGCGATCATTCGTTTGACAACCACATCGACAATCACACCCGCCAAGATCACGATTCCGATAATCGCAAACTCGAGTTTCGTGCTGATCCCGAGAATATTGATGGCGTTGTACAGGACTCGCATGACGGCGGCGCCGATGACGACACCCAAAATATTCCCTTCACCACCACGCAGACTGCATCCGCCAAGCACGGCGGCGGCGATCGCATAAAGTTCGTAAAAATTGCCAAAGCCAGAGGGCTGAACCGAGTTGATATCCAAAGCAAACAAGATTCCCCCCAGACCGGCCGCCATTGAACAGAGCACATAGGACAAGACAACCATACGCTTTGTATTAATGCCACTGTAACGGGCGGCTTCTTCGTTGCTACCGAGCGCAAGTAGATAACGTCCGTAAACCGTACGGTTAAGAAAGATCGACGCGGTGACCGCGAGGCCGATCAACAACAGCATTGGCATCGGCACCATCGTCGCGACAAGGTCGGTCTGACCGAGTAGCGCTAGTACGCCGAAAACCATCATCGGTAAGGAAACCGCTTTGCTAACCACACTTGCCGTTCGCCCGGCTTGATAAAGCCAACCGACCGCGACGATCGCGAACGCGACGATCAAGAATTCGATCAGCATCACTCCGGT
The window above is part of the Roseiconus lacunae genome. Proteins encoded here:
- a CDS encoding peroxiredoxin-like family protein; translation: MNQTTTPHPSPRWYATILNAAATYNLVWGAWVVLRPGDFFDWFDLTPPAYPAIWQCVGMIVGVYGIGYAIAARNPLRHWPLVLVGFLGKALGPIGIAWNVLQGDLSPAWVWITVFNDLVWLFPFAAILFAAFDHANRPAVSTDDQPAERLNELMRTHRGDSIASLSVDRSVLVVFLRHAGCTFCREALGDLQKQRAGIEAAGGEIVLVHMGDNELDVELFESYGLADTHRISDPGCRLYRAYGLQRGGPGQLFPLSVWWRGFSAAIINRHGVGKLIGDGFQMPGAFLVRDNAIVKAYRHRTSGSRPDYLELAACEVTDSQVQPLAC
- a CDS encoding acyl-CoA thioesterase, producing MLEHRIQHRVRYDECDPMGFVHHSVYLQYFEIGRTELLRASGGRYRDMEDAGLLVVVVNVNCRYHQPARYDDLIDIQTKIAKMTVGKITHEYTVFREGQKLVSAEVILAVIDRNGKVQRVPQSLLDQYESQLPER